The Nocardioides sp. S5 genome includes a window with the following:
- the rapZ gene encoding RNase adapter RapZ, translated as MVEATPGELVIVTGMTGAGRSTAAKELEDLGYFVVDNLPPTLVRDVVRLVDDSRGIDQPIAVVVDVRSGSFFDSLQANRHQQVTGRPTTLLFLEATDEVLVRRQEAARRPHPMQGSGRLLHGLHREREVMADIRGDADVLLDTSNFNVHQLQDRITELFGTAATTRLKVTVISFGFKYGIPVDADWVADMRFLPNPHWVPELRPQNGRDPDVSAYVLSQPGAGTFLEQYLPVLQTVAQGYMTEGKRFMQVAVGCTGGKHRSVAMTEAIAGLMRQAGYDVRTAHRDLGRE; from the coding sequence ATGGTCGAGGCGACCCCCGGCGAGCTGGTCATCGTCACCGGCATGACCGGCGCCGGCCGGAGCACGGCGGCCAAGGAGCTGGAGGACCTCGGCTACTTCGTGGTCGACAACCTTCCGCCGACGCTGGTGCGCGACGTCGTACGCCTCGTCGACGACAGCCGCGGCATCGACCAGCCGATCGCGGTGGTCGTCGACGTGCGCTCGGGCTCGTTCTTCGACTCGCTCCAGGCCAACCGCCACCAGCAGGTCACCGGTCGGCCGACGACGCTCCTGTTCCTCGAAGCGACCGACGAGGTGCTCGTACGCCGCCAGGAGGCCGCCCGTCGTCCGCACCCGATGCAGGGAAGCGGCCGTTTGCTGCACGGGCTGCACCGCGAGCGGGAGGTCATGGCCGACATCCGCGGCGACGCCGACGTGCTGCTCGACACCTCGAACTTCAACGTCCACCAGCTCCAGGACCGCATCACCGAGCTCTTCGGCACCGCCGCCACCACGCGCCTGAAGGTGACCGTCATCAGCTTCGGCTTCAAGTACGGCATCCCCGTCGACGCCGACTGGGTGGCCGACATGCGGTTCCTGCCCAACCCGCACTGGGTCCCCGAGCTGCGTCCGCAGAACGGCCGCGACCCCGACGTGTCGGCCTACGTGCTGTCCCAGCCCGGCGCCGGCACGTTCCTCGAGCAGTACCTCCCGGTCCTGCAGACTGTCGCCCAGGGCTACATGACGGAGGGCAAGCGCTTCATGCAGGTCGCCGTCGGCTGCACCGGCGGCAAGCACCGCAGCGTGGCCATGACCGAGGCGATCGCCGGGCTGATGCGGCAGGCGGGCTACGACGTGCGCACCGCGCACCGCGACCTCGGCAGGGAGTGA
- the uvrC gene encoding excinuclease ABC subunit UvrC, which yields MANPSTYRPAPGSIPTKPGVYRFRDAKGRVIYVGKAKSLRPRLSSYFQDIGNLHPRTASMVTTGASVEWTVVDTEVEALQLEYSWIKEFDPRFNVKYRDDKSYPWLAVTVGDEFPRVMVGRGAKRKGTRYFGPYSHAWAIRETVDLLLRVFPMRSCSNGVFKRSAQIGRPCLLGYIDKCSAPCVGSVTPEEHREIVDDFCDFMAGSTTAFTKRLEREMYAASEALDFEKAARLRDDLGALTKALEKQAVVLGDGTDADVIALAEDPLEVAVQIFYVRGGRIRGQRGWVADRSDDSDTAGLVQEFLLQLYGGADPDAGDTIPREVLVPALPPDHTVMEELLTERRGSRVAIRVPQRGDKRDLQETVASNAAQALALHKTKRASDLTTRNRALEEIQQALALDEVPLRIECYDVSNLQGTEVVASMVVFEDGLSRKSEYRRFVIRGVDGQNDVASMHEVITRRFKRLLDEQARSETVSTDSGPMLVDPETGRPRKFAYAPSLVVVDGGPPQVAAAQQALAELGVTDIPVCGLAKRLEEVWLPGEEDPVIMARTSEGLYLLQRIRDEAHRFAINHHRGRRSKSMVESMLDDVPGLGEVRRKTLLKHFGSLKKLREADPEAIALVPGIGPRTASAIKEAVAKADATRKTAPREPAVNTATGEIISDDD from the coding sequence GTGGCCAACCCGAGCACCTATCGACCCGCGCCGGGGTCGATCCCGACCAAGCCGGGGGTCTACCGGTTCCGGGACGCCAAGGGTCGGGTGATCTACGTCGGCAAGGCCAAGAGCCTGCGCCCGCGCCTGTCGTCGTACTTCCAGGACATCGGCAACCTCCACCCCCGCACCGCGTCCATGGTGACCACCGGTGCCAGCGTCGAGTGGACGGTCGTCGACACCGAGGTCGAGGCGCTCCAGCTGGAGTACAGCTGGATCAAGGAGTTCGACCCCCGCTTCAACGTCAAGTACCGCGACGACAAGTCCTACCCGTGGCTGGCGGTCACCGTGGGCGACGAGTTCCCGCGGGTGATGGTCGGGCGCGGTGCCAAGCGCAAGGGCACCCGCTACTTCGGCCCCTACAGCCACGCCTGGGCGATCCGCGAGACCGTCGACCTGCTGCTGCGGGTCTTCCCCATGCGTTCGTGCAGCAACGGCGTCTTCAAGCGGTCCGCGCAGATCGGGCGCCCGTGCCTCCTGGGCTACATCGACAAGTGCTCGGCCCCGTGCGTCGGCAGCGTGACGCCGGAGGAGCACCGCGAGATCGTCGACGACTTCTGCGACTTCATGGCCGGGAGCACGACCGCCTTCACCAAGCGCCTCGAGCGCGAGATGTACGCCGCCTCGGAGGCGCTGGACTTCGAGAAGGCCGCCCGGCTCCGTGACGACCTCGGCGCGCTGACCAAGGCGCTGGAGAAGCAGGCGGTGGTGCTGGGCGACGGCACCGACGCCGACGTGATCGCGCTGGCCGAGGACCCGCTCGAGGTGGCCGTGCAGATCTTCTACGTCCGCGGCGGGCGCATCCGCGGCCAGCGGGGCTGGGTGGCCGACCGCTCCGACGACAGCGACACCGCCGGCCTGGTGCAGGAGTTCCTGCTGCAGCTCTACGGCGGCGCCGACCCCGACGCGGGCGACACGATCCCGCGCGAGGTGCTGGTGCCGGCGCTGCCGCCGGACCACACGGTGATGGAGGAGCTGCTCACCGAGCGGCGCGGCAGCCGGGTCGCGATCCGGGTGCCGCAGCGCGGCGACAAGCGCGACCTCCAGGAGACCGTCGCGAGCAACGCCGCGCAGGCGCTCGCGCTCCACAAGACCAAGCGCGCCAGCGACCTCACCACCCGCAACCGCGCGCTCGAGGAGATCCAGCAGGCCCTCGCGCTCGACGAGGTGCCGCTGCGCATCGAGTGCTACGACGTGTCCAACCTCCAGGGCACCGAGGTCGTCGCGTCGATGGTCGTCTTCGAGGACGGGTTGTCGCGCAAGTCTGAGTACCGGCGGTTCGTGATCCGCGGCGTCGACGGCCAGAACGACGTGGCGTCGATGCACGAGGTCATCACCCGGCGCTTCAAGCGGCTGCTCGACGAGCAGGCGCGGAGCGAGACGGTGTCGACCGACTCCGGTCCGATGCTCGTCGATCCGGAGACGGGTCGGCCACGGAAGTTCGCCTACGCGCCCTCGCTCGTCGTCGTCGACGGCGGCCCGCCGCAGGTCGCCGCGGCCCAGCAGGCGCTGGCCGAGCTCGGCGTCACCGACATCCCCGTCTGCGGGCTGGCCAAGCGGCTCGAGGAGGTGTGGCTGCCGGGGGAGGAGGACCCCGTCATCATGGCCCGCACCAGCGAGGGCCTCTACCTCCTCCAGCGGATCCGCGACGAGGCCCACCGCTTCGCCATCAACCACCACCGCGGCCGGCGGTCCAAGTCGATGGTCGAGAGCATGCTCGACGACGTGCCGGGCCTCGGCGAGGTCCGGCGCAAGACGCTGCTCAAGCACTTCGGCTCGCTGAAGAAGCTGCGCGAGGCCGACCCCGAGGCGATCGCACTCGTGCCCGGCATCGGCCCGCGGACCGCCAGCGCGATCAAGGAAGCGGTCGCGAAGGCCGACGCGACCCGCAAGACTGCCCCCAGGGAGCCGGCGGTCAACACCGCCACCGGCGAGATCATCTCTGATGATGATTGA
- the yvcK gene encoding uridine diphosphate-N-acetylglucosamine-binding protein YvcK, with the protein MARETAQAAVALGGGHGLAATLSALRRLNDDLTIDDLTAVVTVADNGGSSGRLRGEFGVLPPGDLRMALAALCGDDEWGRTWADVVQHRFAGQGELNGHVVGNLLIVGLWELMGGDHVRGLDWVGRLLGAHGRVLPMATTPMDITARVRGADPADPGAVTVVRGQVEVATTAGQIESVALVPEDPLACAEAVEAVLAAEWVVLGPGSWFSSVIPHLMVPGLRRALAETPGRLVVVLNLEAQAGETTGFGPEEHLAALFEHAPDLNVHAVVVDAGSLAGEREALEKAVAERGARLVVEDIAVRGEPRHDPDRLAAAFRRIVDEA; encoded by the coding sequence GTGGCGCGCGAGACCGCGCAGGCTGCGGTCGCCCTCGGTGGCGGCCACGGCCTGGCCGCCACGCTGTCGGCGCTGCGGCGGCTCAACGACGACCTCACCATCGACGACCTGACGGCCGTCGTGACGGTGGCCGACAACGGCGGGTCGTCGGGCCGCCTGCGGGGCGAGTTCGGCGTACTGCCTCCCGGGGACCTGCGGATGGCGCTCGCCGCGCTGTGCGGCGACGACGAGTGGGGCCGCACCTGGGCCGACGTGGTGCAGCACCGCTTCGCCGGCCAGGGGGAGCTCAACGGTCACGTCGTCGGCAACCTCCTCATCGTCGGCCTGTGGGAGCTGATGGGTGGCGATCACGTCCGGGGCCTCGACTGGGTCGGTCGCCTGCTCGGCGCCCACGGACGCGTGCTGCCGATGGCCACCACGCCGATGGACATCACCGCGCGCGTGCGCGGCGCGGACCCGGCCGACCCGGGTGCCGTCACGGTCGTACGCGGCCAGGTCGAGGTCGCCACGACCGCCGGGCAGATCGAGTCGGTCGCCCTGGTGCCGGAGGACCCGCTGGCCTGCGCGGAGGCGGTCGAGGCCGTCCTCGCCGCCGAGTGGGTCGTGCTCGGGCCCGGCTCGTGGTTCAGCTCGGTGATCCCGCACCTGATGGTGCCGGGCCTGCGCCGGGCGCTGGCAGAGACGCCGGGGCGTCTGGTCGTGGTGCTCAACCTCGAGGCGCAGGCGGGCGAGACGACCGGCTTCGGGCCCGAGGAGCACCTCGCGGCGCTGTTCGAGCATGCTCCCGACCTCAACGTGCACGCCGTGGTGGTCGACGCCGGGTCGCTGGCGGGGGAGCGCGAGGCCCTCGAGAAGGCGGTCGCCGAGCGGGGCGCCCGGCTGGTCGTCGAGGACATCGCCGTCCGGGGCGAGCCGCGCCACGACCCGGACCGTCTCGCAGCCGCCTTCCGGCGCATCGTCGACGAGGCCTGA